Part of the bacterium genome is shown below.
GATTGAGAAAACTTATGGATTGATCATAAGGTTGAATTGTCTGTAAATGCCGATTCTATTATTCGAGCAAGTTCCCTGATTTGGTAGGGTTTTGTCAGCACGTTTGTAAATCCGAAATTCTTGTAGTTTGCCATAATGGGATCGTTGGAATAGCCGCTGGAAACAATTGCTTTTACGTTTGGATCGAAGTCTATCAATTGCTTGATTGCTTCCTCTCCACCCATGCCGCCCGGAATAGTCAGATCCATGATAACAACATCGAAAGGCGACCCCGCATTTTTATGCTTGATGTACATTTCGATAGCTTCTTTTCCGTCCTTTGCCGTGCGAACCTGATAACCGAGTTCCGTAAGCATAGTTTCACTCATCTCTGCTATGATGTCTTCATCGTCCATGATTAATATTTTGCCGTGAGCCGGCGCCGGGCGGCTTTCCTGAACCTTTTGTACCGGCATAATATTCTTAGATGCGGGTAACACAATGATAAAAGTGGTGCCTTTACCGGAGATCGACTCAGCAGTGATTGCGCCTTCATGATTCTTAATAATCGAATATGATGTTGCAAGTCCTAATCCGCTCCCGGTCTTTTTGGTCGTAAAATACGGATCAAATATTTTCTGTAGATTCTCCGGTGCTATTCCCATACCCTGGTCACGGACGGCGATCTTTATGTAATTTCCCTTTTTCAGAAGGACACCGTATTTTGTATTGTCCGAGTCGAAAATAATATTCAGCGCCTCTATTGTGACGACACCGCCATTGGGCATGGCCTGTCGGGCATTAATGATCAAATTATTGATGACTTGGCTCATTTGACCGCCATCCATATCGACCTGCCAGAGATTAGGGGAGATCGCGAACTCGCACCGGACATTCGAACCTGCAGAGGAAAAATTAGCCGAATCACGAAGCAGGTCTGAAATGCTTGAGGTTTTTCTTACCGGTGCGCCGCCCTTTGAAAAAGTTAATAATTGCTGCGTAAGGTCACGCGCTCGTTCCGACGCCTTTTCGGCGCGTATCAAAAGTTCAAGTGATTTTTCTTTATTCCCGTGTTCCAGTTTCATTTTGGACATGGAAATGTTGCCAAGAATTGCCGATAAAATATTATTGAAGTCGTGCGCAATCCCGCCGGCCAGTATTCCGATGGATTCGATTTTCCGCGCCTTCAGAAGTTCTTCTTCCATTTTCAAACGATCCGTAGTGTCGCGGAAAACAACCACCACGCCAAGCAGGTTACCGTCTTTATCCTGAATAGGCGCGGCGTTGTCGGTGATAATGTGACGTTCTTTGTTTCTATGCATGATTAATACATGATCAGCGGCATCGGCAATTCGTTTGGTCTTTAGAACTTTGTCAACGGGATGGTCAATAGACTCTTCGCTTTTGATGGATCTGAGAGGGAGGATCTGTCGAATCGGTTTATCAAACGCTTCTTCCTGCGTATATTGCGTGATCAACTCCGCGCTTTTGTTCATTAGCATCACTCGTCCCAAAATATCCGTTGTGATCACTCCTTCGCCGATCGACCGTAAAGTGACTAATAGACGGCCTTTTTCTTCTGCCAAAGCTTCATTTGCCTTCTTTCGGTCTGTAATGTCTCTAAAATTAAGAACGATTGCTCCAATGCTAGGCTCGGTCAAAAGATTATTGGCCACGCCCTCCATCCATCGCCAGGAACCGTCCTTATGAAACATTCGGAACTGTATCGTCAGTATGTGTCTGGGCCGTTTCAGCAGTTCATTAAACAATGATTCAGTTTGCTTTCTATCATCGGGGTGGATGAACTGGAATAAATTGACCGTCAATGTTTCTTCTTGGGAATGGCCGACAATGTGCGAAAAAGATGGGCCTACGTATGAAATTATGCCGTCACCGGAAATGAGTATTAAGGCATCCGAACTGTTCTCAACTAAAGCCCGGAATCGTTTATCGTTTTCTCTGAAAGCCTCTTCTGCCTCTTTTCTCTCCGTGATGTCCCTGTAATTAAATACGATGGCCTGTACACTGGGTTCATGTGTCAGGTTATTTACTACACCCTCCATCCATCGCCAGGACGCGTCTTTGTGTTTGATTCGAAACTGCAGCGATTGTACGCTGCCTTCCTTTTTTCTTAAAACGGTCATTTGTTCCAACACAGTCGAGAGATCGTCGGTGTGAATCAGGTCAAATACATTGGTTCCGACAAATTCATTTGCAGAATAACCCAGCACACGGTTTGTCGAACGGCTGGTGTATAGTACGATGCCGTACGGATTGATGAGTGAAATAGCGTCGGAGATATTTTCGAGCAATGCTCTGAAATGTTTAACGCTTTCTCGCAGCGCTTCTTCGGCTCGTTTACGTTTAGTGATTATTCGCGCTACAAGGATAATTTGTCGAACATGGCCAAGTTCATCTACAGCCGCATTCCATTGCGATTCGATATGTTTATATTCATCGTCTTGAATAATCAGCCGATATTCGATCCGTTTGTCGGAGTCGCCTTTTAGAACGTCATGAAAAGTCTGGAGGGTCAAACCACGATCGCCGGGATGAACATCAGAAAAAAAATCATACCCGGTTTCGATCTTTTTATTGTTCAGTATCCGGTGATAAGATGATGAAGCAAAGGTGATATGCCCCTGCGAATCAAGAATGAGGAGCATATCTGAAATGGTATGGTCGATCAACTCGAAAGTATCAATGCTGCGTTTATCGTTTTCATTGAGAATTTCGTAAGATTCTGGAAATTTAGACTTCAGTAGTGCGCGTTGCATCGCCGGGCCCAGCAGTTCGAGCTCATTCTTGAAAATATAGTCTGATGCGCCGTTTCTGTAACAGGCTATTGCAGTTTCTTCGTTATTGGGAAGGGTCAGAATAATGACCGGGGTTTTTGGGGAATGTTCTTTAACTATTTTTAGCGCTTTCAGGCCGTTCAGCGATGCAACGTTGTAATTAGATATCACGATATCGGGATTAAACCCTTTAAGTTGTTCTTTCAGCTCATCTTCAGCTGCAACTTGTTTCAGCTTGAACAGTATCTGTGATGACAAAAGAGAACTGACGATCAACTTTGCTTCAGAAATGGAATCTTCAACTAAAAGTACGCGAATATCATTATCCATCATATGCCCCAAGAGAAATGCAACTTTAATTGTTACTTACCAGCTACCGACTGATTTCCAATTTAGTAAAATGACACCGATCTTACAAGAACATAGTATCACAGGCGTTAAAATAATGTCATTCTATTTCAGAATGGCCCGGAGCAAGTTTAAAAATTCGCGCCCATCATTCTGAACCAGCCGGAAATTTTTGTAAGCGCTTTTGTATGATGGATTAATTTCGTAGGCTTTTTTGAATTGTGTCATCGCTTTAATAAATAAATTACGACATTGGATCAAATAGACCGTTCCGAGTGAGTTATGCAGATCGGCATATTTTGGATTTTCTTCAACGCCTTTTTCCAAACGTTTTCTATAATCTAACAACACTTTTTCGTCTTTGCCGGCGCCGCCAAACAGAAACTTAAGATAAAATCCGTGGATCGTTTCATCCAGATTTGGCTTCTGAATGGCATCTTTAATTTCTCTAATTGTTTCAATGGCTTGTGGCAACTGATCCGATTGCAAGAGTTTTATAGTTTTTTCAATACGGTAAGTATAAAACCGGTAACCCGAAAATTCAGGAACAGTGGTTACAAGATTCTGCAAACTCTCAATCACTCTGCTAATTCGAATTGCGACAGGGGGGAGATTTCTGTCTTCAGGGCTGTTTTTTACACTTTCCAATAACAAGGTCGCAATATTTAGTTGCGGCTCAAGATAATTAGGGTTGATTTTCAGCGCCGTCTGCAATTCAGCCATGGCTTCTTCATATTTCTTGCATTTGCCTAATGCAATTCCAAGGTTATTTCTTAAATCGGCATAGTTCGGCTCCATGCCTACTGCTTTTTTTAAGATATCAATTGCATCGGATAAGTCGCCTTTTTGAGACAAAGCCATGCCCAGATTGTTGTAT
Proteins encoded:
- a CDS encoding PAS domain S-box protein, which codes for MMDNDIRVLLVEDSISEAKLIVSSLLSSQILFKLKQVAAEDELKEQLKGFNPDIVISNYNVASLNGLKALKIVKEHSPKTPVIILTLPNNEETAIACYRNGASDYIFKNELELLGPAMQRALLKSKFPESYEILNENDKRSIDTFELIDHTISDMLLILDSQGHITFASSSYHRILNNKKIETGYDFFSDVHPGDRGLTLQTFHDVLKGDSDKRIEYRLIIQDDEYKHIESQWNAAVDELGHVRQIILVARIITKRKRAEEALRESVKHFRALLENISDAISLINPYGIVLYTSRSTNRVLGYSANEFVGTNVFDLIHTDDLSTVLEQMTVLRKKEGSVQSLQFRIKHKDASWRWMEGVVNNLTHEPSVQAIVFNYRDITERKEAEEAFRENDKRFRALVENSSDALILISGDGIISYVGPSFSHIVGHSQEETLTVNLFQFIHPDDRKQTESLFNELLKRPRHILTIQFRMFHKDGSWRWMEGVANNLLTEPSIGAIVLNFRDITDRKKANEALAEEKGRLLVTLRSIGEGVITTDILGRVMLMNKSAELITQYTQEEAFDKPIRQILPLRSIKSEESIDHPVDKVLKTKRIADAADHVLIMHRNKERHIITDNAAPIQDKDGNLLGVVVVFRDTTDRLKMEEELLKARKIESIGILAGGIAHDFNNILSAILGNISMSKMKLEHGNKEKSLELLIRAEKASERARDLTQQLLTFSKGGAPVRKTSSISDLLRDSANFSSAGSNVRCEFAISPNLWQVDMDGGQMSQVINNLIINARQAMPNGGVVTIEALNIIFDSDNTKYGVLLKKGNYIKIAVRDQGMGIAPENLQKIFDPYFTTKKTGSGLGLATSYSIIKNHEGAITAESISGKGTTFIIVLPASKNIMPVQKVQESRPAPAHGKILIMDDEDIIAEMSETMLTELGYQVRTAKDGKEAIEMYIKHKNAGSPFDVVIMDLTIPGGMGGEEAIKQLIDFDPNVKAIVSSGYSNDPIMANYKNFGFTNVLTKPYQIRELARIIESAFTDNSTL
- a CDS encoding tetratricopeptide repeat protein; this translates as MEQIGLNSNVFAGGKIFHIQTAGNISGLTMQSEIFDAGRVVTVHRKKLDDGMKNITEEDFKETVSSFHQDIAWEIELLFFIRDKIRTVKHSISHNKMGLLFMRKGLMDEAIVEFEHAVEKNPELVESYNNLGMALSQKGDLSDAIDILKKAVGMEPNYADLRNNLGIALGKCKKYEEAMAELQTALKINPNYLEPQLNIATLLLESVKNSPEDRNLPPVAIRISRVIESLQNLVTTVPEFSGYRFYTYRIEKTIKLLQSDQLPQAIETIREIKDAIQKPNLDETIHGFYLKFLFGGAGKDEKVLLDYRKRLEKGVEENPKYADLHNSLGTVYLIQCRNLFIKAMTQFKKAYEINPSYKSAYKNFRLVQNDGREFLNLLRAILK